The Taeniopygia guttata chromosome 4A, bTaeGut7.mat, whole genome shotgun sequence genome has a segment encoding these proteins:
- the TENT5D gene encoding terminal nucleotidyltransferase 5D isoform X1, with protein sequence MTGSPSTFDIPAFGDYVSCSSEPTNITMTEDLDHRFSYLTWDQIKILDQVLTEAIPIHGRGNFPTLEVKPKDIIHMVKEQLIEKQIHVRDIRLNGSTASHILVKHNGTSYKDLDIIFGVELPSELEFQVVKEAVLNCLLDFLPKCVNKQKITAQTMKDAYVQKMVKVSTDHDRWSLISLSNNSGKNVELKFVSTLRRQFEFSVDSFQIILDSILAIYRTSDRPPTQDYHPAVIAESMYGDFNQAMDHLKYKLISTRNPEEIRGGGLLKYSNLLVRDFKPADEAEIKSLERYMCSRFFIDFPDVAEQQRKIESYLRNHFIGEEKSKYDYLMTLRGVVNKSTVCLMGHERRQTLNMITILALKVLGEQNIIPNAANVTCYYQPAPYISDRNFSNYYIAHGQPPVFYQLYPFHIQLQSGMV encoded by the coding sequence CCAACCAATATCACAATGACTGAGGACTTGGACCACAGATTCAGTTATCTCACTTGGGATCAGATTAAAATCCTGGATCAGGTTTTAACTGAGGCTATACCTATTCATGGGAGAGGAAATTTTCCAACCCTGGAGGTAAAGCCGAAGGATATCATCCATATGGTAAAGGAGCAGCTCATTGAGAAGCAGATCCATGTCAGGGACATCCGCCTGAACGGTTCCACTGCCAGCCACATCCTGGTGAAGCACAATGGCACCAGTTACAAGGACCTGGACATCATTTTTGGAGTGGAACTTCCCAGTGAGCTCGAGTTCCAGGTCGTTAAGGAAGCAGTTCTCAATTGCCTATTGGACTTCTTGCCAAAATGCGTTAACAAGCAAAAAATCACGGCTCAGACCATGAAAGATGCCTACGTGCAGAAGATGGTCAAAGTCTCCACCGACCACGACCGCTGGAGCCTCATCTCACTGTCCAACAACAGCGGCAAGAACGTGGAGCTGAAGTTCGTCAGCACGCTGCGGCGGCAGTTCGAGTTCAGCGTGGACTCCTTCCAGATCATCCTGGACTCCATCCTGGCCATCTACAGAACCTCAGACCGGCCCCCAACACAGGACTATCACCCCGCCGTCATCGCCGAGAGCATGTACGGGGACTTCAACCAAGCCATGGACCACCTGAAATACAAACTGATCTCCACCCGGAACCCGGAGGAGATCAGGGGAGGCGGCCTCCTGAAGTACAGCAACCTCCTGGTCCGTGACTTTAAGCCGGCGGATGAGGCTGAAATTAAATCTCTGGAACGTTACATGTGCTCCAGGTTCTTCATTGATTTTCCCGACGTTGCcgagcagcagaggaaaatcGAGTCCTACCTGCGCAACCACTTCATCGGGGAGGAGAAGAGCAAGTACGACTACTTGATGACCCTGCGTGGGGTGGTGAACAAGAGCACAGTCTGCCTCATGGGGCACGAGCGAAGGCAAACCCTCAATATGATCACAATTCTGGCTTTAAAAGTGCTCGGAGAACAGAACATCATCCCCAACGCGGCCAATGTCACGTGCTACTATCAGCCTGCTCCCTATATCAGTGACAGAAACTTCAGCAACTACTACATTGCCCATGGACAACCCCCTGTGTTCTACCAGTTGTACCCTTTCCACATACAGCTACAGAGCGGGATGGTGTAG
- the TENT5D gene encoding terminal nucleotidyltransferase 5D isoform X2: MTEDLDHRFSYLTWDQIKILDQVLTEAIPIHGRGNFPTLEVKPKDIIHMVKEQLIEKQIHVRDIRLNGSTASHILVKHNGTSYKDLDIIFGVELPSELEFQVVKEAVLNCLLDFLPKCVNKQKITAQTMKDAYVQKMVKVSTDHDRWSLISLSNNSGKNVELKFVSTLRRQFEFSVDSFQIILDSILAIYRTSDRPPTQDYHPAVIAESMYGDFNQAMDHLKYKLISTRNPEEIRGGGLLKYSNLLVRDFKPADEAEIKSLERYMCSRFFIDFPDVAEQQRKIESYLRNHFIGEEKSKYDYLMTLRGVVNKSTVCLMGHERRQTLNMITILALKVLGEQNIIPNAANVTCYYQPAPYISDRNFSNYYIAHGQPPVFYQLYPFHIQLQSGMV; this comes from the coding sequence ATGACTGAGGACTTGGACCACAGATTCAGTTATCTCACTTGGGATCAGATTAAAATCCTGGATCAGGTTTTAACTGAGGCTATACCTATTCATGGGAGAGGAAATTTTCCAACCCTGGAGGTAAAGCCGAAGGATATCATCCATATGGTAAAGGAGCAGCTCATTGAGAAGCAGATCCATGTCAGGGACATCCGCCTGAACGGTTCCACTGCCAGCCACATCCTGGTGAAGCACAATGGCACCAGTTACAAGGACCTGGACATCATTTTTGGAGTGGAACTTCCCAGTGAGCTCGAGTTCCAGGTCGTTAAGGAAGCAGTTCTCAATTGCCTATTGGACTTCTTGCCAAAATGCGTTAACAAGCAAAAAATCACGGCTCAGACCATGAAAGATGCCTACGTGCAGAAGATGGTCAAAGTCTCCACCGACCACGACCGCTGGAGCCTCATCTCACTGTCCAACAACAGCGGCAAGAACGTGGAGCTGAAGTTCGTCAGCACGCTGCGGCGGCAGTTCGAGTTCAGCGTGGACTCCTTCCAGATCATCCTGGACTCCATCCTGGCCATCTACAGAACCTCAGACCGGCCCCCAACACAGGACTATCACCCCGCCGTCATCGCCGAGAGCATGTACGGGGACTTCAACCAAGCCATGGACCACCTGAAATACAAACTGATCTCCACCCGGAACCCGGAGGAGATCAGGGGAGGCGGCCTCCTGAAGTACAGCAACCTCCTGGTCCGTGACTTTAAGCCGGCGGATGAGGCTGAAATTAAATCTCTGGAACGTTACATGTGCTCCAGGTTCTTCATTGATTTTCCCGACGTTGCcgagcagcagaggaaaatcGAGTCCTACCTGCGCAACCACTTCATCGGGGAGGAGAAGAGCAAGTACGACTACTTGATGACCCTGCGTGGGGTGGTGAACAAGAGCACAGTCTGCCTCATGGGGCACGAGCGAAGGCAAACCCTCAATATGATCACAATTCTGGCTTTAAAAGTGCTCGGAGAACAGAACATCATCCCCAACGCGGCCAATGTCACGTGCTACTATCAGCCTGCTCCCTATATCAGTGACAGAAACTTCAGCAACTACTACATTGCCCATGGACAACCCCCTGTGTTCTACCAGTTGTACCCTTTCCACATACAGCTACAGAGCGGGATGGTGTAG